A region of the Salvia splendens isolate huo1 chromosome 11, SspV2, whole genome shotgun sequence genome:
tttcctctcacatcaattataaaattatattttctctcaccacttaacacacaaaacatctcctaaaatctcgtgtcttCTCCAAAGTGTGCCATcttctttgggacggagggagtactactcccACTGCTCCATAGTAGTGGGGTATTTTTTTCggtacggagattaagaaagtagagagataaagagagaataaagtaagacacagtaaagtaagtgagaagaaatgttacttttactaaaaagggataTGACTCTACTGCTatagaatataataaaatagcaaaatgactccactactattaAACGGAGGGAATACTATATAGTATATGGTAAGTTATGGTGTCTGATCCCTAGAGGAATGGTAATATCCATTATACTATAACTATACTTAAGACTTTTGGAGTTGGCGATGCCGCCACACTCTAAATATAGGGGTTGTAACTGAAATACGAAATACTACTATAGATAACACTAAGAACTATATGAAAGCTAAAAGTGCAATTAAGAGAAATTAAAGGGAAGCATTTAAATTGGAACAAAGAATGAGTAAGTTGACCAACTGAGTAAGAACTTTTGGAAATTGAAAGAGTAAGTAGAGAGAGTGCAAACGGAACTATGCACAAGTATTCTCATCTAAATTATGCAAACGGAACTATGTTAAAAAGCTACTCAAAATAAACCAAGTGTCGCTCCTAAAGAAAACTAGAAACTAGAAAAGTGACATGCAAAAAGGTGGTTTAAAAGCCGATTTAATTAGCCAAATCTGAAATGGAGGCTAATGGGACTTGAAAATGGCGTGTGATGGAGGTGAGAGAGTTCACAAGACAAACTAGATGTAAAAATTATGGAGAGAAAATACTAAATTGTTGCAACACAATTAACAATATAAGAGAAACACCAAATCAAGACTTAAACTACCTAAACATGCATTGAAAACTCCAAACTAAAAGCTAAAACTTATAAGTCCATCAAGAAGATAAATCAAGCTTACGAAAATGACACCTGACGAAGCGCCAAAAATACACCACGTCTCGGCTATTTTCAACCAATATTTTCTTTTCAACAAGGTATTCAACCAATATTTTCTTTCAACTAATTCAAAGCTTGGAAAGAAGTAACAGATAAAGCttaaagaaaatacaaacaagCTAAGAACAACTAAATCAATGTGCGTATAATGAGTTAGCCGAGTGTAAACCCACttattaaaaacaataaaaaaaatgacgtCCCAAAACGACAAAATGTGTACGATTTTCCTGAGCAGAGAGTACATTTTAAGAGTCGAAATAGGCTCCAATATGAAAGTATGATGTCAGTATACATTCAAAATTCTGTCATGGTCCAGAACATTGCGATATTGAGCACTACAATTACACTGGACGGACACAGGCATTTGCAAAATAAGTATTAGCTCACCTACAACACAATAATATCACATAAAATAGAAGCAAATCCTAGATCTTCAAGAACGCTTCGATTTCTTTTTAGCAGATGTGCCACTAGGAGCTGCAATATATGACGCTGCATCAATCTTCTCAGCAGATTTTTGTTTGCTAAAATCCTTGGCTTTTTTCtgcaaaacaaaaagaaaacaagtacATAATCATCCTTCACTGCAAACTGACTGACCGTGTTCGAAATCAACACCATAGTCTTGACATCCTCATATCAAGAACAAAAGATCTGGCATCTTCTTTTATTTCCTTGGGAGGTTGGGTTGTGTAAATGTATCATTTTGTATATAGGTTCAcaactttttattaaataaataagaagcAGCGCACGGGTTAACTAATTGCAAGTTCGAAATATTATATGAACTGAATCTGAATTATTGTTTGAAAGGCCCACTCGGTTTCCAGAAGAACAGAAGTGAGTCAATAAATAGAGGCATAAATTATGATGCCATCTCAAGTTAAACTCGCAATACCAATCTAATGGAAGAGGATAATAGAGCTCATTTACCTTCAGAGAAGATGCAAGAGCAGCAACATCATTATTGTCATCGGTATGCTTTGGAACTTCTTTGCTAGGTTCCTGCACAAACAATCAAGCATTGAAATCAAATACACACCATAATGGAGAGGCACAAAAGGGTGTTCCTATACAAACCTCAGGAGGAACAAATGCCTCTTCTCGTTTCCTTTTGGTTTCAGCCACTTTAGCTTCTTGTTTCTCTTGCTTCTCCTGCCACTTCTTAGCTTGCTTCTTCTGATCACTCAAGAAATACTCTCCACTTTCCAGTAGCAAATCAACCTGACATTACACATATggcaaaattaatcaatgaaataaaTCTTGAAAACCACCACGTGCAACAAAAAAAGGACTGCACACATGTACATATACAAGAAGACCTGCAAGACCAAGCAACAACATAGcgataatttgaaaaataatatcGTTTCTGTTCTAGCCTTAAAAGTTCATTCAACGGCCATATTAGTAAAGGGAAGGTCACAGTGTCACACTAAAGGTCGCAGGCTCACAGCAGCAGTAAGGtttcattttatgtttaaatAATGGACATATCACTGTATCTAAGTTAATCACAAGGATAGCACACTTTACTCTATGCTAAATTGCTAATACGACAGGAGTTCTGAGAGAAGAAATAAATGATAATACATATAGTAGAGCAATAGTAATTGACACATCAACTCACCTTACTAGGTTGTTGTGGTGGAGGGAAAGGTGTGTAAGGTTTCTTATCTTTAGCCTTAACTTTCTTCTGTTTGACATTTTTCCTAGGAGAGATGAAACAAAATGACAAAAGGAATTGGTTGAGTCCTGTAGTGAAGTAAAAGGTTCAAGCCATATAGTACATGCAACTAATAGGCAAAGATGAACAGATGCATACTTCTTAAACTTCGGAAGAAATCTTTCCCAATTCTCATTTGCAAGAGCAGGATCTTTAGCAAGCTCTCTCCTCATCATTAGGATCTTCAGTCACAAAAGAAGAGGTACAAATACAATAAATGATCGTCAGATCCTCCTTATCAAGTGAAAAGTAGCTGATTATATTGAATATACCAGTATATTTGGCCATTTACCTTGATGTTGTATACTGGATGCATTTTATTCATAATACATTCTTCGACAACCTTCCTAACTTGTTTTAGACCTTTATATGAACCCATTGCTGCAACTGTGGACCCCTGCTCATTCAATGGAAAATGGTATAGACTTGCTCAGTTGATAGTTTGgttaattaaaatgacaatataatatgaAGAGATCATAAATGGTGACCTGAACTAGAATATAgcacccagttaaaatttcaagtGCCTGCATTTCATCAACCACACTCAGATATCAGTAATGGTATAGTACATGAAACAAAAACAGGCAAGTACCCGCAACGCAAGCATCAAAATGAGAGGTGGGTCAAATAATCTACGTAAACAATATTAGTCGTTGGCCCAATATATTATACTACCAACATTGTGTTCCTTATTTACTCAATCAAAATTTCTTTGTGCAGATAAAAAATCAACTTTAAAAATGAGATACCTTAAGGGTAGAAGAATTGGGTCCCACTAAGTGTTGCCTTCTTTTAACAAATTGTTCCTGTACATAAGCAATAGGTCAATTTGACTTGTGACAAGACTGGACTGTAGATACTCAAAATAAGTCTTTCACAACATTTAGTTGTTCACTGCTGAGTGTTCAGTAGCCAATGCATCTTTTTCAaggtaaatttatttttgttaatccCACAAGCAGTGTTGTTAATTTGGCGctcgggtcgctcgggtcgcccgggtcgcccAGGTCGAGACCATGACCGCcacaacatgggtgggttgatcgagatgcATGGGTCGCGCTGGGTCGGTTGGGTCGGCGGGGTCGAGCGTTTCGGGTGGGTTCGAGCGTTTCGGCTACAGTGTTTCTGCGTTTTTTTTTACAGAGATTGAAGGAAGGGCTGAAGGAAGATGatggagaagagagaggagagaggagtATAATTATGAGCCTTGGGAATAGAGTACATCATTTGTCACTATTCATTTGTTTAGTGGGATTaggaatatataaaaaattgatatagtttatctcattttttaggcagcaataaaaatattattttaccaaatttttgattagttaaattaaattcaatatattTACATGGGTATATTGTCAATCCAATgtttggagtataatttaatggTGGAAAATGAGTATATTATTTTaggaataaattaatatttgttcTTCTACTATATACACGTTTCGAGATTCAAATTGTACtatttaaagttttattattttatttgttttattattttatttgtataataatctattgtattaatcaaattatttattaatttttctgtaATTATTCCTCTCATATTTTATATAGGTTTGTCTACTAAtacatattcatttattttttactaatttttaaaatagatttcacattccactcctattttattataagTTAATACTACATACAAAATGACGCACATTTCATAACTTTTTTCTTTTGacattttcagacaatggtttcaattatttattttgtgttatacttataacttatgaattgttttgatattttgataatttttattttccactttatctctattcacatgaattacgtctacatttatattatttgatatattataaacattagagtaatatatttatttgatttaatattaaaaggcaaaaaaattagcctagattagtgggtctctcgacccagtcgactcgtcgacccgcgacccgaattttcaccttatcgacccggtgcgaccctcgaccctaacaacactgccCACAAGTCCCAGAAGTAAAGAGTGTGTGGTCATACTCATGGGAGATAGCTGAACAAACATGCAGTTTTTGAAATCATTCCCTCAGTTAACTAACTCTTCTTGATAAATAACATTAGTTTTCTGGGCTCACGATGCTATACAAGTAGTATTTGAGCTCAGACTAAAAAACAAACCTTTTTGCGGACCAAGTTCCCAATCTTGATTATGTCGCACTGCATCTCATCATTAAGAATCTTTACTGCCTGTAAGATAACACGCATGCACACATAAATTTCAAGAATTCAAAGGACTACAGCAAATCAAAGCTTTTATCTTCTAAACTTCAACATGGTTCAATTTCCCTCCTTTATTTAAGAGCAACCCCAACAGCCACTGAGTTTGTAAAGGTGCCACAGCCCAATAAAATCTTATCTATCTTTAGATCTTTGAACAATTTCCAATGCATTCATATATTTCAATTGCATATAAGATTTTAATATCATTAGAAAAATATATAGACATCTCTTTAATTGTTTTGTAGTTAAGTAGCCACCTCAATGTTATTCATAAACTATAAGGTTCGTTATCTGTCTCTTCACCTATGGACTGTGAACTTGAGTTTTAGTAGGCTGAGTAAACAATAAAAATTGCCAAATAGTACTGATCTTTAATCATGCTATGTGCAAATAATATGGACAACCATTTTATCCATAAAGAATGAATAGAATAGTATTCATATTAAATCAACAGACAAAATTATGCACAATCCAAAGGAATAGAATGGTGAATTGCAACATTACtaaaattttatgtatatatactttAGTTGGTGAGAATAACCTTGCAACTAAACAATTAACCTGTATTTTAAAGGCAAATAGCTTATGAGAATGTTTCAATTAATGTGTGCATATACTGCGGTTCCTCTTTTCAATGAAACCAGAGCTGCCAGTTTGAACCATTTGGCCATGTCTAAACTAGGAGAGAAAAGAATAAGCCTGACCTGAGGAGCAGGAACACTTCGTGATAAAAGCTTAATGAGATCTCTAGCCTTAATGATTATATAGGGGTCCCTCGTCTTCCTGGTTGTTGAAACTGTCATACAGCCCTCAACCTGGCAATACATACCGTCCAACAAGTTGAATAAATGAACAAATGTGAATCATCAATCCGCTTCCAAACTGGCCACAACACCAGCCTTTGGGAAGCAATTTAAAATCACGAAGCCAGAACAATTGAAAGAAGggtaaaagaaaaagagaagcaAGTAACCTACCAAATTTAATTCACAAGCAACACCATGCTCTTTCAATGCACCTTTCACTATCGGCCAGCACTCTTGCAAATATTTTTCTATAAGAGCAGACAGAGGAGAAACAATATCAATACAACCACAGGCCTCAATTCACAAGTTTAATGTATATGTTCGTCGCTAAACAGCTTAAAAATCTTACACCCTAGAAACCAATTCCGCAATATGTATATGCCATCACTTCCCTCTAATGTAAAATTCTCATAAGCTAAGTCATTTTACTGATAATTACCTTAAAACATAACAAAATAAGCTAACATACACAACAGCAAACAGAAATTAGAATTCGAAATCATGTATAGCTTGAGAAGCAGTCGACAACAACTACTCGAcagcaaaaaataaaatatgaagtaGCAGATTGAATAGTTTGATACCTCTGTATTGAGGAAAGAGAGTAGAAAATGAGCTAACTTCTAACATGCCGCCCTCGTTCCACGATGGATCAAATTTATCGACTTTCCAATGATCGATGCTGGGGTCATCCCAGGGCTTATCCTTGTCGTGCTTCCCCTTATGCCTTGTCCGCGGCTTCTCCACGGCGTCACTGCCGTCATTTCTGttgttttcttcttcaaaaTCCGCCATTGTTTTTGCTtcagagaggagagagagggagattgTAGGGTTAAAGAATTTGAATAAGATATTAGAAGCCATAAGACTGTGGGCTATTGTTAGAAGCCCAGGATCTGCTGGTTGGAGGCGAGGCCCGGCCCGTTAAGAAATGGTGGTGGACCCAATTACTATAACCTTCTGTGCCATAATATTCTgtagtatattattaaaattttgaattttgtattGACTAGTTAGTTAATCACTCCATAATCAACATTCTGTCGTAATCATGAGAAAAAATGCACTTACCACATCTCAATAGCTGCTAAAGTTGAACACATTAATTTACATGATAAGTAGATAACAAATGAGTCGaacttataaattttttattatataaatataaggtaaaatagtagtagtaatttgtaTTATATAAGCAACTCCATCATATGTTCTGTCATTTTAGATTTTCAAATCTTACTATAGGGCTGTACGGAGTGCAGACGTTGAAGTCATCGTGATCCATGTCGAGTGAGagcaactcacttttcattacatttcttaaaaatataaatataaatatatgtagtaAAACTaactatataaaagtaagatccACCTTATAGgcttctactaactttttcaactaacgtttcattacatttttcaaaatttatgtcAGGTCAAAACATTTTAAATTCTGTGGGGCCAAAGGGAGTAAGATCAGTCGAAGAAAAATGTGGGCCCCAACAACCATCTCTTTTCtcatttgtattatttttttctttcgtttTTCTTCTCCACATCTACATGCAATTATTCGCTACAAATTCGTACTCAACCATCTCTCTCTTTTAGTTATTACAACCACTCTCTTCTCTGTTGTGGTGCACGGTGGGGTCGAAACAGATGGAGAATTTCGTCGCTCGTTTGCAGGTGGTGGGGTCGGTCGACCCCATCCGATGCCACCTGGGTCCGTCACTAAGCATGGCAGATTCATGATTCGAAAACGGAGGAAGCggaatatagtagtactagctTAGTTTAGGACGGGTATGACTATTTCATTTCGATCTTCGAAACAGTGTTGGAGGCAAACAGAGAAAACAGACGTGACAATTTGAAGTCCAGATAAGGGGAAATTAGTCGCACAGAAGGGGCGGTCACAGGTCACCTACCCATATTGCCTTGCCATCCAAGAAAGTCTACTCATGATGAAATCCGAATATTCCGTAGAATATAACAATTCACCTatttttatattccactttGCTATATTTGTTTGAATTTGTTAGTGACACCAAAATTCATAAAGTTGTTGTGTAGGGTTCAGTTCGGAAATAAAATATACTTGCGGCCCTAGCTGCAATTTAGCATTTTATTAGGGTTTGAGGATTTCCAATGCCAAGCACTTTATATCTCCACTGGTCAGCTTCTTCCCACACTCCCTTTGCAGCCTCAGCGGTTTGTAACCCTCCGATTTCAAGTGAGCTTTCTCTCTCATTCATTTTCTTCATTGAATTAACAACAGAATTAAGTGTGTCTTCTGATTCATATTTCGATTTTATCGGCTATGGTTTAATTTGAATCTGGGCAAACGGATTATTCCTTAAAGTTTATTAGAtcagatattttattttgatgcaagttcttttctactttaaaaaaaattcttatgtttttttatCTGGTATATATCTATTGATTTGCTCAAGTGTCGGCTGCTTCCGGAATTTCATTTTTGTGTGGATCGAGAAATTGTTTTCAATTCTGCATCTAGTTTTCTCTAATAAACTTAATCAATTTTGCATATCTGTTTTGCTTAAATAAACACACCTTCTCTTTAGTTACAAGATCTCGTATGCATGACCGGCTATCAGTTAGGCAGCTTGTTGGCTGATATATgtttcttcgtttcattcatagGATAATCATATGTGCTCTACAGCTAAGTTGTTTCTTGTTCAAtcgtttataatttttttttttcaggaTATGTACGactaatttttttatgatattttgtcatttttttgttttgactgTATATtgttatatagtactactagtatataaGAATTCTTCTGTGATTTGTGATAGTTTGGGCACTGCTAGCAGGAGCTCATAGTCACATCCTTTTAGATtctcatatatttttatgttgcTGCTTGCAGGTAATTCGTCACATTTGTGAAGACTATCAGAATCAGTCAAAATGGTATGTGGAAGGAATCACATTTTGTTGAAACCTATTTATCAAATTATGTGATATGATCTCTAACATTGAGTACGCAATTAATGTTTGCAGGTGAAGTTCACAGCAGATGAGCTCCGTGCTATCATGGACCTCAAGCATAACATTCGTAATATGTCTGTTATTGCCCATGTTGATCATGGTAAGCAGGCTGCATTATTGATATAATTTCTTTTACTATTAACTCCATTATGAATGAATTACCTGTTGTGATTTTCTACTATGAAAGATGAAGTAACATTTACTTGTATTGATGTTACAGGAAAGTCCACCCTAACAGATTCTCTTGTTGCTGCTGCTGGAATTATTGCCCAAGAGGTTGCTGGGGATGTTAGAATGACAGACACTAGAGCTGATGAAGCTGAACGTGGCATCACAATCAAGTCCACTGGTATCTCATTGTACTATCAAATGAGTGATGAGTCCTTGAAGAGTTATAAGGGAGAACGCCACAAGAACGATTACCTCATCAATCTTATTGATTCACCTGGGCACGTAGATTTCTCTTCTGAAGTGACTGCTGCACTCCGTATCACTGATGGTGCTCTTGTGGTGGTGGACTGTGTTGAAGGTGTGTGCGTCCAGACTGAGACTGTCCTACGACAGGCACTTGGTGAAAGAATTAGGCCCGTCTTGACTGTTAACAAGATGGACAGATGTTTCCTGGAACTCCAAGTGGACGGAGAGGAAGCATATCAGACATTCCAGAGGGTTATTGAAAATGCCAATGTCATCATGGCCACATATGAGGATCCGTTGCTTGGTGATGTTCAGGTTTACCCAGAGAAAGGGACTGTTGCCTTTTCTGCTGGTCTGCACGGTTGGGCTTTTACTTTGACAAACTTTGCTAAGATGTACGCAGCCAAGTTTGGTGTTGATGAGTCCAAGATGATGGAAAGGCTTTGGGGAGAGAATTTCTTTGACCCAGCCACTAAGAAGTGGACCACCAAGCCAACTGGATCTGCCTCCTGCAAACGCGGTTTTGTTCAGTTCTGCTACGAACCCATCAAGCAGATCATCAATACGTGCATGAATGACCAGAAAGACAAGTTGTGGCCTATGTTGCAGAAGCTTGGCATATCGATGAAGTCTGAGGAGAAGGATTTGATGGGGAAAGCTCTGATGAAGCGTGTTATGCAGACATGGCTTCCTGCCAGCTCTGCTCTGCTGGAGATGATGATATTCCATCTCCCCTCACCAGCCACAGCTCAAAAGTATCGTGTGGAGAACCTGTACGAAGGACCACTAGATGATCAGTATGCAACTGCCATCAGGAACTGTGATCCTAATGGCCCTCTCATGCTCTACGTGTCTAAGATGATTCCAGCCTCTGACAAAGGTAGATTCTTTGCTTTCGGCCGTGTGTTTGCTGGGAAGGTCTCAACAGGTTTGAAGGTCCGAATCATGGGCCCGAACTACGTTCCTGGTGAGAAAAAGGACTTGTACACCAAGAGTGTTCAGAGGACTGTGATTTGGATGGGTAAGAAGCAGGAAACAGTCGAAGATGTGCCTTGTGGTAACACAGTTGCCTTGGTTGGTCTTGATCAGTTCATCACCAAGAATGCTACACTGACAAACGAGAAAGAAGTTGATGCTCATCCAATCAAAGCCATGAAGTTCTCTGTCTCACCCGTTGTTCGTGTTGCCGTGCAGTGCAAGGTTGCATCCGACCTGCCGAAGCTTGTTGAAGGTTTGAAGCGTTTGGCGAAATCCGACCCCATGGTTGTCTGTACCATTGAGGAATCTGGTGAGCATATTGTTGCTGGGGCTGGAGAGCTGCATCTTGAGATCTGTTTGAAGGACTTGCAGGATGATTTTATGGGCGGTGCTGAGATTGTAAAATCTGATCCTGTTGTTTCCTTCCGTGAGACGGTCCTGGAGAGGTCGTGCCGTACAGTTATGAGCAAATCACCTAACAAGCACAACAGGCTGTACATGGAAGCAAGACCACTGGAAGAGGGTTTAGCTGAGGCCATCGATGATGGGCGCATTGGTCCAAGGGATGATCCCAAGATTCGGTCAAAGATCTTGGCAGAGGAATTTGGGTGGGACAAGGAGCTTGCTAAGAAAATTTGGTGCTTTGGTCCTGAAACGACTGGTCCCAACATGGTTGTGGATATGTGTAAGGGAGTGCAGTACCTGAATGAAATCAAGGACTCTGTTGTTGCTGGTTTCCAATGGGCATCTAAGGAAGGTGCATTGGCCGAAGAAAACATGCGAGGCATTTGCTACGAGGTTTGTGATGTGGTTCTTCACGCTGATGCTATTCACAGAGGTGGTGGGCAGGTTATTCCCACTGCAAGGAGGGTCATCTATGCCTCCCAGATTACAGCAAAGCCTCGGCTTTTGGAACCCGTGTACCTTGTCGAGATCCAGGCACCAGAGCAAGCTCTTGGTGGAATCTACAGTGTGCTGAATCAGAAGCGTGGTCATGTGTTCGAGGAAATGCAGAGGCCAGGCACTCCTCTCTACAACATTAAGGCGTACCTTCCCGTTATTGAGTCCTTTGGTTTCTCAAGTACCCTGAGAGCTGCAACCTCTGGGCAGGCGTTCCCACAGTCCATGTTTGATCACTGGGAGATGATGGCTTCGGATCCTCTTGAACCAGGTACCCAGGCGTCTACCCTCGTCACTGATATTCGCAAGAGGAAGGGTTTGAAGGAGAACATGACTCCTCTTTCAGAGTTCGAGGATAGGCTATGAGCGGCGACTGTTATCAAGTTTGTATTGATCGTCTTTTGTTGGACTATGTTTGTGGCTACTCGGTTTTGAttatttttctgtatttttcgTGTCTATTAGGGTACATTGTTTCACTTTCAACATACTTATTTATCATTACGACTTTTAAGATACTATAAAGTCTGTGATAATATAATTATGAGTTagctattttaatttaaaactgcATATGTTCTCTAGCTGCAACTTACTGGAGAGTCGAGTGGGCTCGATTGAGTTGGGATATTTGATGAGATTAACTCAATCGAGCCCAACGTTCTGGAATGTAGACGCCCAAATCTGATTGAAAATACTTTGTTGCTTGCACCTATATAAACTTTGCAATTAATTTCATGATAAGAAAATATACACAGAAATATTGATATCATCAATACAAGGAAAATGAATATTTAAACTGCGGTGTTTTAAGTTTCACACTCTAGATAAATCTAAATCCAACTGTAAATTACAACTACTTAAAGATCCAACAATAGAGGAATAAATATTTAAACTGCGGTGTTTTAAGTTTCACACTCTAGATAAATCTGAATCCAACTGTAAATTACAACTCCTTAAAGATCCAACAATAGAGGAATAGAAGCAAACATTACAAGAATTGGACTA
Encoded here:
- the LOC121753602 gene encoding elongation factor 2-like, whose amino-acid sequence is MVKFTADELRAIMDLKHNIRNMSVIAHVDHGKSTLTDSLVAAAGIIAQEVAGDVRMTDTRADEAERGITIKSTGISLYYQMSDESLKSYKGERHKNDYLINLIDSPGHVDFSSEVTAALRITDGALVVVDCVEGVCVQTETVLRQALGERIRPVLTVNKMDRCFLELQVDGEEAYQTFQRVIENANVIMATYEDPLLGDVQVYPEKGTVAFSAGLHGWAFTLTNFAKMYAAKFGVDESKMMERLWGENFFDPATKKWTTKPTGSASCKRGFVQFCYEPIKQIINTCMNDQKDKLWPMLQKLGISMKSEEKDLMGKALMKRVMQTWLPASSALLEMMIFHLPSPATAQKYRVENLYEGPLDDQYATAIRNCDPNGPLMLYVSKMIPASDKGRFFAFGRVFAGKVSTGLKVRIMGPNYVPGEKKDLYTKSVQRTVIWMGKKQETVEDVPCGNTVALVGLDQFITKNATLTNEKEVDAHPIKAMKFSVSPVVRVAVQCKVASDLPKLVEGLKRLAKSDPMVVCTIEESGEHIVAGAGELHLEICLKDLQDDFMGGAEIVKSDPVVSFRETVLERSCRTVMSKSPNKHNRLYMEARPLEEGLAEAIDDGRIGPRDDPKIRSKILAEEFGWDKELAKKIWCFGPETTGPNMVVDMCKGVQYLNEIKDSVVAGFQWASKEGALAEENMRGICYEVCDVVLHADAIHRGGGQVIPTARRVIYASQITAKPRLLEPVYLVEIQAPEQALGGIYSVLNQKRGHVFEEMQRPGTPLYNIKAYLPVIESFGFSSTLRAATSGQAFPQSMFDHWEMMASDPLEPGTQASTLVTDIRKRKGLKENMTPLSEFEDRL
- the LOC121753603 gene encoding KRR1 small subunit processome component homolog, translated to MADFEEENNRNDGSDAVEKPRTRHKGKHDKDKPWDDPSIDHWKVDKFDPSWNEGGMLEVSSFSTLFPQYREKYLQECWPIVKGALKEHGVACELNLVEGCMTVSTTRKTRDPYIIIKARDLIKLLSRSVPAPQAVKILNDEMQCDIIKIGNLVRKKEQFVKRRQHLVGPNSSTLKALEILTGCYILVQGSTVAAMGSYKGLKQVRKVVEECIMNKMHPVYNIKILMMRRELAKDPALANENWERFLPKFKKKNVKQKKVKAKDKKPYTPFPPPQQPSKVDLLLESGEYFLSDQKKQAKKWQEKQEKQEAKVAETKRKREEAFVPPEEPSKEVPKHTDDNNDVAALASSLKKKAKDFSKQKSAEKIDAASYIAAPSGTSAKKKSKRS